The Medicago truncatula cultivar Jemalong A17 chromosome 4, MtrunA17r5.0-ANR, whole genome shotgun sequence genome includes a region encoding these proteins:
- the LOC25491547 gene encoding F-box/kelch-repeat protein At3g06240, which produces MAAAFLPDELIMEILSCLPVKPLMKFRCVNKFFNTVISDPQFVEVHLNKSVRNPHLTSILEQYNEDKQVIDWNLVTFPISRLLENHSTSVLYYDPYYRLTNDYCRWWVVGWCNGLLCLIDMRKSRSQDSRICFWNPATRTKSEYLLPSSNNCIWFAFGYDTLAKTYKVVSFCKELDVEHGNPRIWVKIFSMGNNSWRNIQCFPMLPLCRFNNHGVYLNDTINWLALRDHSVSDIFYWNDRLTTVKQCVILSLDLSSEKYTQFLLPRDFDKVPRYQPKLVVLMGCLCFCHDFEETHSVIWQMKDFGAQESWIQLLKISYSNFFSPMEHKQLDLLPLYLSENRDTLILANDHDDEEAFIYNCKDNRVKRIEITNKILWSRTNDYVESLVLTH; this is translated from the coding sequence ATGGCAGCGGCATTCCTCCCCGACGAACTCATCATGGAAATCCTCTCTTGTCTCCCCGTTAAACCTCTTATGAAATTCAGATGCGTCAACAAGTTTTTCAACACTGTCATCTCTGATCCTCAATTCGTTGAAGTGCATCTCAATAAATCAGTACGAAACCCGCACCTCACATCAATTTTGGAACAATATAACGAGGATAAACAAGTAATTGATTGGAATCTTGTAACCTTCCCAATTTCTCGTTTACTCGAGAATCACTCGACCTCCGTTCTTTATTATGATCCTTACTATAGATTGACCAATGACTACTGCCGTTGGTGGGTCGTTGGTTGGTGTAATGGATTGCTATGCTTGATTGATATGCGTAAGTCACGTTCTCAAGATTCACGAATCTGTTTTTGGAACCCCGCCACTAGGACAAAATCTGAGTATTTGTTACCCTCTTCTAACAATTGTATTTGGTTTGCTTTTGGTTACGATACTTTGGCCAAAACTTATAAGGTGGTGTCATTCTGCAAAGAGTTGGACGTGGAGCATGGTAATCCAAGAATCTGGGTGAAAATTTTCAGCATGGGGAATAATTCTTGGAGAAATATTCAATGCTTCCCCATGCTTCCACTTTGCAGGTTTAATAACCATGGGGTGTATTTGAATGATACTATTAACTGGTTGGCTCTACGTGATCACTCTGTTTCGGATATATTTTATTGGAATGATAGACTTACTACTGTTAAGCAATGTGTGATTCTTTCACTTGATCTATCAAGTGAGAAATACACTCAATTTTTGCTTCCTCGGGATTTTGATAAGGTTCCACGTTATCAGCCAAAGCTTGTTGTTTTGATGGGCTGTCTTTGTTTTTGTCATGATTTTGAGGAAACTCATTCTGTTATATGGCAAATGAAGGATTTTGGCGCCCAAGAGTCTTGGATTCAACTATTAAAAATTAGTTATAGCAATTTCTTTTCACCAATGGAGCATAAACAGTTAGATTTGTTACCACTATATCTTTCTGAGAACAGGGATACATTGATATTGGCAAATGATCACGATGACGAAGAGGCATTTATCTATAACTGCAAAGACAACAGAGTCAAGAGAATTGAAATTACCAATAAAATATTGTGGTCCCGGACCAATGATTACGTTGAAAGTTTAGTTTTGACACATTGA